In one window of Nicotiana tabacum cultivar K326 chromosome 12, ASM71507v2, whole genome shotgun sequence DNA:
- the LOC142166850 gene encoding F-box/LRR-repeat protein At3g03360-like yields MVKLLSSCPALETLELSCFRGFHRLEITSPNLKRLILDGGGGYDSFEIVAPHLQHLEISGDRGYLKRRLVNVSSLVTASLTFSIICITVDDESYIGEEEDDVEEDNCPDYHQAFRNLVLHYLEKLSHVTQLKIGSWLAEVVFMLQLEGVALPELRCKCLTLEMPITKNTLYGVASLLWSSLLLETLNIHLGVGIHMLLISPAIS; encoded by the exons ATGGTGAAATTACTGTCAAGTTGTCCTGCTTTGGAAACCTTGGAGTTGTCATGCTTCCGGGGTTTTCATCGTCTTGAAATTACGTCTCCAAATTTAAAGAGACTAATATTAGATGGTGGCGGAGGATACGATTCTTTCGAAATTGTTGCCCCACATCTTCAGCATTTGGAGATTTCAGGAGATCGTGGATATCTCAAGCGTAGGCTAGTAAACGTTTCCTCTTTGGTTACTGCCAGCCTCACTTTTAGCATTATCTGTATCACTGTGGATGACGAGAGTTATATTGGGGAAGAGGAAGATGATGTCGAGGAAGACAATTGTCCTGATTATCATCAAGCTTTCAGAAACCTTGTTCTGCACTATCTTGAAAAGTTGAGTCATGTGACTCAGCTAAAAATTGGAAGTTGGTTAGCAGAG GTCGTTTTCATGTTGCAACTCGAAGGAGTTGCACTTCCAGAATTGAGATGCAAATGTCTAACGCTAGAGATGCCTATAACAAAGAATACTTTGTATGGAGTAGCTAGCCTATTGTGGAGCTCGCTTCTTTTGGAGACACTGAACATACACTTGGGAGTTGGG